The Legionella sp. PATHC032 genome has a window encoding:
- a CDS encoding YifB family Mg chelatase-like AAA ATPase yields MNLAFTKTRSTIGIVAQPVSVEVHLSNGLPSFTMVGLAETAVKESKDRVRSAIINSQFEFPCRKITVNLGPANLPKTGSGFDLPIALGILAASEQIPLTNLANHEFIGELALSGELRGVSAIIPAVLAAHKDNQHLIIANANAAEASLTGHPKVFTANNLREVCDYLCQGTPLQSLPSKPDLLLNNHELDWSDIKGQHHAKNAMVIAACGGHSILLSGAPGSGKTMMAKRFSTLLPELSETQALECAAINSIRGKLPDFREWRLPPFRAPHHTASPISLVGGGNPPKPGEISLAHHGVLFLDELPEFNRQVLETLREPLESGHICISRAAAQIEFPAKFQLIAAMNPCPCGQWGNSQANCLCTPDRISRYLAKLSAPLLDRIDMQVTIHALSQEELIKPNIHSEKQSPAIREKVTRMHEIQMARQGSLNANLNSKTCEMVCELGSEEQLFLRDVMSKLKLSARGYHRLLKVGRTIADINECNKVRLRHLQQALSYKQILHLPK; encoded by the coding sequence ATGAATCTCGCATTTACCAAAACGCGAAGTACTATCGGTATTGTCGCTCAACCAGTATCTGTCGAAGTCCATTTATCAAATGGCTTGCCAAGTTTTACTATGGTCGGACTTGCTGAAACTGCAGTGAAAGAAAGTAAAGACAGAGTGCGCAGCGCTATTATAAATAGCCAATTCGAATTTCCATGTCGTAAGATTACTGTTAATCTTGGTCCTGCCAATTTACCTAAAACGGGAAGTGGCTTTGACTTGCCTATTGCACTAGGAATACTCGCAGCATCAGAACAAATTCCTCTCACTAACCTCGCAAATCACGAATTTATTGGAGAGTTGGCTTTAAGTGGGGAGCTTAGAGGAGTTTCTGCCATTATACCTGCTGTTCTTGCGGCTCATAAAGACAATCAACATCTGATTATAGCGAATGCCAATGCCGCCGAAGCTTCTTTAACCGGACATCCAAAAGTCTTTACTGCCAATAACTTACGCGAAGTTTGTGACTATCTATGCCAAGGTACTCCTTTACAGAGCTTACCCTCCAAACCAGATCTTTTATTAAATAATCATGAATTGGATTGGTCTGATATTAAGGGACAACATCATGCCAAAAATGCTATGGTCATTGCTGCCTGTGGGGGACACAGTATTCTGCTAAGTGGCGCACCTGGCAGTGGAAAAACGATGATGGCAAAAAGATTTAGTACCTTGCTACCCGAACTTTCCGAAACGCAAGCTCTTGAATGTGCAGCTATTAATTCAATTCGAGGCAAATTACCTGATTTCAGGGAATGGCGTTTGCCTCCTTTTCGTGCACCACATCATACTGCTTCACCTATCTCATTAGTCGGAGGAGGTAACCCGCCGAAACCTGGTGAAATTTCATTAGCCCATCACGGCGTATTATTTTTAGATGAATTACCTGAATTTAACCGGCAGGTACTGGAGACACTTAGAGAACCTTTGGAGTCAGGGCATATTTGCATTTCGAGGGCAGCTGCACAAATAGAGTTCCCCGCAAAATTTCAATTAATTGCGGCAATGAATCCTTGTCCTTGTGGCCAATGGGGTAATTCTCAAGCCAATTGTTTATGTACTCCTGATAGAATCAGCCGCTATTTGGCAAAACTTTCTGCTCCACTATTGGACAGAATCGATATGCAGGTTACAATTCACGCATTATCTCAAGAGGAGTTAATTAAACCCAATATCCATTCAGAAAAACAAAGTCCTGCTATTAGAGAAAAAGTAACAAGGATGCATGAAATACAAATGGCACGACAAGGTAGTCTCAATGCCAATTTAAATTCCAAAACATGCGAAATGGTTTGTGAACTGGGATCTGAAGAACAACTGTTTCTTAGAGACGTGATGAGTAAACTAAAACTGTCGGCCCGTGGTTATCATCGCTTACTAAAAGTAGGGAGAACCATTGCTGATATTAATGAATGTAATAAAGTCAGGCTAAGACACTTGCAACAGGCGTTATCCTATAAACAAATCTTGCATTTGCCCAAATAA
- the ubiK gene encoding ubiquinone biosynthesis accessory factor UbiK, whose protein sequence is MFDPKQFDELANKLFATLPTSLQNFEKDIQQKFKEVLQSTFSRMDLVTREEFDVQCKVLARTREKLEQLQHQLEDFIKRQEIKK, encoded by the coding sequence ATGTTCGACCCCAAGCAATTTGATGAATTAGCCAATAAGCTTTTCGCTACTTTACCTACGAGTCTACAAAATTTTGAAAAAGACATTCAACAAAAATTTAAAGAAGTACTGCAATCAACATTCAGCCGAATGGATCTTGTTACCCGTGAAGAATTTGATGTGCAATGTAAAGTACTTGCCAGAACTCGAGAAAAATTGGAGCAATTGCAGCACCAGCTTGAGGACTTCATTAAACGGCAAGAAATTAAAAAATAA
- a CDS encoding P-II family nitrogen regulator: MKMITAIIKPFKLDDVHEALMEIGVPGITISETRGFGRQKGHTELYRGAEYVVDFLPKIKIELALPDNMVEAAIEAICKSAYTGKIGDGKIFVYALEQVVRVRTGEVGTDAL; encoded by the coding sequence ATGAAAATGATCACAGCAATTATCAAACCATTTAAACTTGATGATGTACATGAAGCTTTAATGGAAATAGGAGTGCCGGGAATTACCATATCTGAAACACGAGGATTTGGGCGTCAAAAAGGTCATACCGAATTATATCGAGGTGCGGAGTACGTGGTAGACTTCCTCCCTAAAATTAAAATTGAACTGGCATTGCCAGATAATATGGTTGAAGCAGCGATAGAGGCTATTTGCAAGTCCGCCTATACTGGTAAAATTGGTGATGGCAAGATTTTTGTTTATGCCCTGGAACAGGTAGTAAGGGTTAGAACAGGGGAAGTTGGTACAGACGCTCTCTAG
- a CDS encoding 5-formyltetrahydrofolate cyclo-ligase, which produces MSDQYKVALRNTIKQVRAKLSVSYRTSSSNQICTRIRSLEQYRQAKRIALYFATNGEVDLTPLWKSAPLQGKYCYFPVLNKDSTLSFLPATPNTSFKMNKYDIPEPDVDIALALPVVELDLIIMPLVAFDAYCTRLGMGAGYYDRTLANKSKAHLLGVAYQFQRVDYIESRPWDVPLDAVITQKAIYWRNPLA; this is translated from the coding sequence ATGTCAGACCAATATAAAGTTGCTCTAAGAAATACCATAAAACAGGTAAGAGCCAAGCTTTCTGTATCCTACAGAACCTCCTCTTCCAATCAAATTTGTACTCGTATCCGTTCGCTGGAACAATACAGGCAAGCAAAGCGAATAGCCTTGTACTTTGCAACTAATGGCGAAGTTGATTTAACGCCTCTGTGGAAAAGCGCACCTCTTCAGGGTAAATATTGTTATTTCCCGGTATTAAATAAAGATTCTACTCTTTCATTTTTACCGGCTACTCCCAACACTTCATTTAAAATGAACAAGTATGATATCCCTGAACCTGATGTCGATATTGCATTGGCCTTACCCGTTGTCGAGTTAGATTTGATTATCATGCCACTGGTTGCTTTCGATGCCTACTGTACCCGCTTGGGAATGGGGGCAGGATATTATGATCGTACCTTGGCTAATAAATCAAAAGCGCATCTCTTAGGAGTCGCCTATCAATTTCAAAGAGTTGATTATATTGAATCACGTCCTTGGGATGTCCCCCTGGATGCCGTAATTACTCAAAAAGCTATTTATTGGCGAAACCCCTTGGCCTAA
- a CDS encoding PA3496 family putative envelope integrity protein: protein MSDLFEEDEEEVIEVVDDFDDVEMDTEIIEAPGVSLDARRRLENMLEEKRLRDELDDFVDY from the coding sequence ATGAGTGACTTGTTTGAAGAAGATGAAGAAGAAGTAATTGAAGTTGTCGACGATTTTGATGATGTTGAAATGGATACTGAAATTATAGAAGCTCCCGGCGTCAGTTTGGATGCGCGCAGGCGACTGGAAAATATGTTGGAGGAAAAGCGATTGCGAGATGAGTTGGATGATTTTGTAGATTATTAA
- a CDS encoding aminotransferase class IV produces the protein MPTRVIEEKGDMTPSFGIDDRIFLGEGLFETIRVNSSKPSFAYMHWERMGNSARQLGMPFEISFEDWFEHLIQKIQKDNLYHGGIKAILSGGPASRGLAERGQVSQLIFQTFNYSIQKHPVRLISMNWLRDKANPLYQLKSVNYLEAIIAQRQAIAVGADDALFFNTENHVTETTCANLFLIENNILYTPRIEDGILPGITRSRLISLCQQHKISVQEISLTKKRIEDADAVFLTNSLQGIRRVLSLDSIIFEVNHPVIDKLIFLLNQNESW, from the coding sequence ATGCCTACTCGTGTTATTGAAGAAAAAGGAGACATGACGCCGTCATTTGGAATTGATGATCGAATTTTTTTAGGTGAGGGATTATTTGAAACAATTAGAGTCAATAGTTCCAAGCCTTCCTTTGCTTATATGCATTGGGAGAGAATGGGGAATTCGGCTCGTCAATTGGGTATGCCTTTTGAAATTTCATTTGAGGATTGGTTTGAGCATCTTATTCAAAAAATCCAAAAAGATAACTTATACCATGGCGGGATTAAAGCCATTTTGAGTGGTGGTCCTGCTTCCAGAGGTTTGGCAGAACGAGGACAAGTCAGCCAATTAATATTTCAGACTTTTAATTATTCAATACAAAAGCATCCTGTTCGGTTAATCAGTATGAATTGGCTAAGAGATAAGGCTAATCCACTGTATCAATTAAAATCAGTGAATTATTTAGAGGCAATTATTGCTCAACGTCAGGCGATTGCAGTTGGGGCAGATGATGCCTTATTTTTTAACACAGAGAATCATGTTACTGAAACAACTTGTGCCAATTTATTCTTGATTGAAAATAACATTCTGTATACCCCTCGAATAGAGGATGGTATCTTGCCAGGCATTACCAGGTCACGCCTCATTTCTCTTTGTCAGCAACACAAAATTTCAGTGCAAGAAATATCATTAACGAAAAAAAGGATTGAGGACGCTGATGCTGTTTTTTTAACTAATAGTTTGCAGGGTATCAGAAGGGTGCTCTCTTTGGATAGCATTATTTTTGAAGTCAATCATCCAGTTATAGATAAATTGATCTTTTTATTAAATCAGAATGAATCTTGGTAA
- a CDS encoding TVP38/TMEM64 family protein has product MRVLNSCNKVKGILTLTQKTIKTFFFILAILVLIIFAVVFHHHSLEIIDYIDDLGWLAPVLFLITYCLATLLLLPTMVLTLAGGAVFGPVFGTLLNLLGATSGAAFAFLITRHLVYDWFSTKKGEKLNKLIAGVDEKGWVFVAFLRLFPIVPFNLVNYGLGVTGISFRLYLLTTFVFLIPAEIIYTYFGYAGMDALTQPGHFYRNGGIFLAGLAIFFLLVIRIMKKK; this is encoded by the coding sequence TTGCGAGTCCTTAATTCCTGTAATAAAGTGAAGGGCATCTTAACTTTAACACAAAAAACCATTAAGACATTTTTCTTCATTTTAGCCATATTAGTTTTAATTATTTTCGCAGTGGTCTTTCATCATCATTCGTTAGAGATCATTGATTATATAGACGATCTGGGTTGGCTTGCACCTGTTCTTTTCCTGATAACCTACTGTCTCGCGACCTTGTTGCTTTTGCCAACGATGGTATTAACTCTCGCTGGAGGAGCTGTGTTTGGACCTGTATTTGGTACCTTGCTTAATTTATTGGGAGCTACCAGTGGTGCTGCGTTCGCGTTCCTAATAACAAGACATCTGGTTTACGATTGGTTCTCAACCAAAAAGGGTGAAAAACTAAATAAATTGATTGCCGGAGTAGATGAAAAAGGATGGGTTTTTGTGGCTTTCTTGCGATTGTTTCCAATAGTCCCTTTTAATCTGGTCAATTATGGATTGGGAGTTACTGGAATATCATTTCGCCTTTATTTGCTAACTACTTTTGTTTTTCTAATCCCTGCAGAAATTATTTATACCTATTTCGGCTATGCCGGAATGGATGCTCTGACACAGCCAGGACATTTTTATAGAAATGGTGGAATTTTTCTCGCTGGATTAGCGATTTTCTTCTTGCTTGTTATCAGAATAATGAAAAAAAAGTAA
- a CDS encoding AMP-binding protein, with translation MMTKTNEENLTWKGKQKQLARAWIKIFLVKWFRIEVKGQYQPNTHSVIIANRTSIIDVLLLSVFLPERLTLALHPNMFKKIWVKMLLLFTDVIVVDPGSAQATRILIRAIQAGKRCLLFPQGLLRQQEDNLKVFEGAGLVLQKTGAEVIPVRIEGAEHSIFSNSKNKHRIRFFPKITLHILPAQKFGQADNTGVAREAMSLRLFQLISDLSFANSFKPYVLFSALIEGVSIGTKNKNKIEDNNRTPLTYRQFLARCFILGRQIKKQTAVGETVGVMMPTTIAGMVTFFALQAYRRIPAMLNFSMGFYNLYSACNTARIQSIYTARQFIETARLEPLVEELQQAGIRIHYLEDFKLTIHLGNKLSGVFKGFFPTLSYRFLGDKISPDATGIILFTSGSEGKPKGVALSHANILANCWQMTSRVDFTPRDVLFNSLPIFHCFGLTAGSVLPLVNGLNCFFYPSPLHYKVIPGLVYQTGATILFGTDTFLTGYARAAGKHDFNSVRYIFAGAEKVKPETIRHWSESFGTRIYEGYGATEASPVISLNCPLASVPGSVGMILPFMDFKVEPVEGIVQGGRLKLRGPNIMLGYLDEDKPGVIIEPKEGWHDTGDIVTVNADGFITIAGRAKRFAKIAGEMVSLTAVEGIAASIWPELLNAAVVQKSPRKGEQIFLFTEAEYADKVSFIKKVKERGQSELLVPHMIYPACQIPVLPSGKIDYVTLEKQFLKQKETMETV, from the coding sequence ATGATGACAAAAACAAATGAGGAAAATTTGACCTGGAAGGGAAAACAAAAACAGCTAGCCAGAGCATGGATAAAAATTTTTCTGGTGAAATGGTTTCGAATAGAGGTTAAAGGACAATATCAACCCAATACCCATTCTGTCATTATTGCCAACAGGACTTCTATAATTGATGTATTACTCCTTTCTGTATTTTTACCCGAACGATTAACATTAGCTTTACACCCTAATATGTTTAAAAAAATATGGGTAAAAATGTTATTGCTTTTTACTGATGTCATAGTAGTTGATCCTGGTAGCGCTCAAGCCACAAGAATTTTAATAAGGGCAATACAGGCTGGCAAGCGTTGTCTTCTCTTTCCACAGGGGTTATTAAGACAGCAAGAGGATAACTTAAAGGTATTTGAAGGGGCTGGATTGGTACTTCAAAAGACAGGTGCTGAGGTAATCCCTGTTCGGATTGAAGGGGCGGAGCACAGTATTTTTTCTAATAGCAAAAATAAACATCGAATACGGTTTTTTCCGAAAATTACTCTTCATATATTACCTGCTCAAAAATTTGGTCAAGCTGACAATACTGGTGTAGCTAGAGAAGCTATGAGTTTACGTTTATTTCAACTAATAAGTGATTTGTCATTTGCCAATAGTTTTAAGCCCTATGTTTTATTTTCTGCTTTAATTGAAGGAGTGAGCATAGGCACTAAAAACAAAAATAAAATAGAAGACAATAATCGTACGCCTTTAACTTATAGACAGTTCCTTGCTCGTTGTTTTATTCTGGGACGTCAAATTAAAAAACAAACGGCTGTAGGTGAAACTGTTGGAGTAATGATGCCTACTACTATAGCTGGCATGGTTACTTTTTTTGCGTTACAAGCTTATAGACGAATACCTGCCATGTTGAATTTTAGCATGGGCTTTTATAACTTATATTCAGCTTGTAATACAGCAAGAATTCAATCAATTTATACCGCAAGACAATTCATAGAAACTGCCAGATTAGAACCTTTGGTAGAGGAGTTACAACAGGCAGGTATAAGAATTCATTATTTAGAAGATTTTAAATTAACCATTCATTTAGGTAATAAGCTCTCCGGGGTATTCAAAGGTTTCTTTCCCACTCTAAGTTACCGTTTTCTTGGTGACAAAATATCCCCTGATGCAACAGGAATAATCCTGTTTACCTCTGGTTCTGAGGGAAAACCTAAAGGAGTTGCTCTTAGTCATGCCAATATATTGGCTAATTGTTGGCAAATGACTTCCAGAGTCGACTTTACTCCACGAGATGTTTTATTTAATTCCTTGCCTATATTCCATTGTTTTGGCCTTACAGCAGGAAGTGTGCTTCCTTTGGTTAATGGTTTGAATTGTTTTTTCTATCCTTCCCCCCTTCATTATAAGGTAATTCCTGGATTGGTTTATCAAACAGGGGCTACTATTTTGTTTGGCACAGATACTTTTTTAACGGGTTATGCAAGGGCCGCGGGCAAACATGATTTCAACAGTGTCCGCTATATCTTTGCTGGCGCCGAGAAAGTGAAACCGGAAACCATTAGACACTGGAGCGAATCGTTTGGGACAAGAATTTATGAAGGCTATGGTGCTACTGAGGCATCGCCAGTCATATCGCTTAATTGTCCGTTGGCATCAGTACCAGGCAGTGTCGGGATGATTTTACCTTTTATGGATTTCAAAGTAGAACCAGTAGAGGGAATTGTACAAGGCGGGCGTTTAAAATTACGCGGACCCAATATCATGTTAGGTTATCTTGATGAGGATAAACCTGGAGTAATTATAGAACCCAAAGAGGGTTGGCATGATACCGGAGATATAGTCACCGTGAATGCGGATGGATTCATTACTATAGCAGGCCGCGCCAAACGTTTTGCCAAGATTGCTGGTGAAATGGTATCTCTTACAGCGGTGGAAGGAATTGCAGCTTCAATTTGGCCTGAATTATTAAATGCCGCTGTTGTTCAAAAATCCCCAAGAAAGGGGGAGCAAATTTTCTTATTTACTGAAGCAGAGTATGCAGATAAAGTATCATTTATAAAAAAGGTTAAGGAGAGAGGGCAATCAGAATTGCTAGTTCCTCATATGATTTATCCGGCATGCCAAATTCCTGTCCTGCCTTCAGGAAAAATTGATTATGTAACGCTTGAAAAGCAATTTTTAAAACAGAAAGAAACCATGGAAACAGTATAA
- a CDS encoding DUF1499 domain-containing protein has translation MKLICIVLALILTLIIILYLFPQINFREMPKGLVGGRLPDDKPNWVSSLVNESDSHYIAPLKVESMPQLVACIERKIPELKIQKQEASFLVGYRQSPFFHFVDWLCIHADGNVISSATMGYSDFGKNRELVEKIRSLCL, from the coding sequence ATGAAATTGATATGCATAGTATTAGCCCTTATTTTAACACTTATTATCATTTTGTATTTATTTCCTCAAATCAACTTTCGAGAAATGCCAAAGGGGTTAGTTGGGGGGCGATTGCCTGATGATAAGCCAAACTGGGTAAGTAGTTTGGTTAATGAATCGGATTCTCACTATATTGCTCCTTTGAAGGTTGAGAGTATGCCTCAATTGGTAGCATGCATTGAACGCAAGATCCCGGAATTGAAAATCCAGAAACAGGAGGCATCCTTTCTGGTGGGGTATAGACAAAGCCCCTTTTTCCATTTTGTTGATTGGTTATGCATCCATGCGGATGGGAATGTTATTTCAAGTGCCACCATGGGGTATTCTGATTTTGGCAAGAACAGAGAGCTGGTGGAGAAAATCAGATCCCTGTGTTTATGA
- a CDS encoding PHA/PHB synthase family protein: protein MTHDTELSELMQAVAKKSLQIMTDFKEKPIPLSSLVSQYIDLTEHFQNLIAVILKNPEKVWQMQLNYLEDALSLAQAQFNYWLEGKPLPINDQRFNGEDWINNPFFNLLSQHYLLANEHMNSLLENMEYGDENLAKRVRFFTRQYLDALSPANFIHTNPQLMAETLQSHGKNLLRGLHNLLSDVEAGSSRLIIKMTDTEAFKIGENLATTPGKVIFRNSMMELIQYCPRTIKVKSIPLLIIPPWINKYYILDLSPHNSLIRWLVEQGTTVFIISWVNPDKTYANKSFYDYLNEGPKEAISVIQKQLRVKQVNTLGFCIGGTLLASLLAYNKATKDLSIRSATFLAAMIDFSDPGDIAVFIDEQQINKLEEEMKSKGYLAGKFMASSFNSLRANDLIWSFFIKNYLRGKNPVPFDILYWNADSTNMPATMHSQYLRWMYLHNDLIKPGKIRLNHTPIDVTNIDIPTFFLSTQKDHIAPWKTTYKGFELMKGPKRFVLGGSGHIAGIINPPTQQKYGYRTNNSMDLSAEQWFEKSIEHSGSWWPEWLNWLKLHSGRLINSPDINHLPFAPIMDAPGSYVLKK, encoded by the coding sequence ATGACTCACGATACTGAACTAAGCGAACTGATGCAGGCTGTAGCTAAAAAAAGCCTGCAGATTATGACCGATTTCAAAGAAAAACCCATTCCGCTTTCATCGCTGGTTAGTCAATACATCGATCTCACGGAGCATTTCCAAAATTTGATTGCCGTCATTCTAAAAAATCCTGAAAAAGTATGGCAAATGCAGTTGAATTACCTAGAAGATGCCTTAAGTCTGGCTCAAGCACAATTTAATTATTGGCTTGAAGGAAAACCACTGCCTATTAACGATCAGCGTTTTAATGGGGAAGATTGGATAAATAATCCTTTTTTTAACTTGCTAAGCCAACATTATCTTTTGGCAAATGAGCATATGAATTCATTGCTGGAAAATATGGAATACGGTGACGAGAATCTGGCAAAAAGAGTACGTTTTTTCACCCGGCAATATCTTGATGCTTTATCCCCAGCTAACTTTATTCACACAAATCCTCAGCTCATGGCAGAAACATTACAAAGCCATGGCAAAAACCTATTACGTGGATTACATAATTTGCTGTCCGATGTTGAAGCAGGATCTTCCAGATTAATCATTAAAATGACTGATACGGAAGCATTTAAAATCGGTGAGAATCTGGCTACAACGCCTGGTAAAGTCATATTTCGCAATTCCATGATGGAGTTAATCCAATATTGCCCCAGAACAATAAAAGTAAAATCCATACCTTTACTTATAATTCCTCCCTGGATTAATAAATACTACATTTTAGACTTAAGCCCGCATAATTCATTAATACGCTGGTTGGTCGAACAAGGGACTACTGTTTTTATTATCTCCTGGGTCAATCCTGACAAAACGTATGCCAATAAAAGTTTCTATGATTATTTAAATGAAGGCCCCAAAGAAGCCATTTCAGTAATTCAAAAACAATTGCGTGTTAAACAAGTCAATACGCTGGGATTCTGTATAGGCGGGACACTTCTGGCTTCTCTTTTAGCCTACAATAAGGCAACCAAGGATCTTTCCATTCGCAGTGCAACCTTTTTAGCGGCAATGATTGATTTCAGTGATCCTGGAGACATCGCTGTTTTTATTGATGAGCAGCAGATTAATAAACTTGAAGAAGAAATGAAATCCAAAGGTTATCTGGCCGGGAAATTTATGGCATCCAGCTTTAATTCCCTAAGAGCAAATGACCTGATATGGTCATTTTTCATCAAAAATTACCTGCGCGGGAAAAACCCTGTTCCCTTTGACATACTCTATTGGAATGCTGATTCAACGAATATGCCCGCAACCATGCACTCTCAATATTTACGTTGGATGTATTTGCATAATGACTTGATAAAACCTGGAAAAATTCGCCTTAATCATACCCCTATTGACGTAACAAATATCGACATACCCACTTTCTTTCTGTCTACTCAAAAAGATCATATCGCTCCCTGGAAAACAACATATAAAGGATTTGAATTAATGAAGGGGCCAAAACGTTTTGTTTTAGGTGGATCTGGCCATATTGCAGGAATTATCAATCCGCCAACTCAGCAAAAATATGGTTATAGAACTAATAACAGCATGGATTTATCTGCTGAGCAATGGTTTGAAAAATCCATAGAACACTCCGGTTCATGGTGGCCAGAATGGTTAAATTGGCTTAAATTGCATTCCGGAAGACTCATCAATTCCCCTGATATCAATCACTTGCCATTCGCACCTATAATGGATGCCCCAGGGAGTTATGTACTAAAAAAATAA
- a CDS encoding SUF system Fe-S cluster assembly regulator, with translation MLRVSKLADYGTVVMVYLAKHSQELCNARDIALHTHLTVPTVSKILKRLTSAGLLTSVRGVSGGYRLQRPATEISVSQIIFALEEHRGFTECSMQPNDCFLQGVCTIQGNWRLISHAIETALDSVSLEALAKPTLPTRDVERVRQLASGVNRG, from the coding sequence ATGCTGCGCGTCAGTAAATTGGCCGATTATGGAACAGTTGTAATGGTTTATTTAGCCAAGCATTCGCAGGAATTATGCAATGCGCGAGATATTGCTTTACATACGCATTTAACGGTACCTACTGTTAGTAAAATACTAAAACGCCTGACTAGTGCGGGGTTGTTAACTTCGGTTCGTGGTGTATCCGGAGGATATAGACTGCAAAGACCAGCGACTGAAATTTCTGTGTCTCAAATCATATTTGCTTTGGAAGAGCACAGAGGTTTCACAGAATGCAGTATGCAACCTAATGATTGTTTTCTACAGGGAGTATGTACCATTCAGGGAAATTGGCGATTAATAAGCCATGCGATAGAAACTGCTCTTGATAGTGTCAGTTTGGAGGCATTGGCAAAACCAACTCTTCCAACAAGGGATGTTGAGCGAGTTCGGCAATTAGCAAGTGGAGTAAATCGTGGCTAA